The following coding sequences are from one Rathayibacter sp. SW19 window:
- a CDS encoding HpcH/HpaI aldolase/citrate lyase family protein: MSAESLPQRVRVAPDIARSWLLVPATKPESFDAAVASRADAVILDIEDAVDPQLKPRARHDVVDWLRSGGRAWVRINDATTPFWADDLAGLRGLEGLLGIVLAKTESVEAVSETAATLGGTTPVIPLIESAIGIEEAASIAKAVGAFRLAFGSGDFRRDTGMSAEPEAMAYPRARLVVASRVGRLPGPIDGPTVGSSLPHLREHSAITVAMGMTGKLALSPEQTHAINEVISPTPTDVAWALEFLDDFQSRGSVVRDGSDLPRLARAQKIEKLARAFGVPLVR; this comes from the coding sequence ATGAGTGCGGAATCTCTTCCCCAGCGGGTGCGCGTCGCACCGGATATCGCACGCTCCTGGCTTTTGGTGCCTGCGACCAAACCGGAATCTTTTGACGCCGCCGTCGCCTCGCGTGCTGACGCAGTCATCCTCGACATCGAAGATGCGGTCGACCCGCAGTTGAAGCCGCGAGCCCGGCACGACGTGGTCGACTGGCTGCGCTCGGGCGGTCGAGCGTGGGTGCGGATCAACGATGCAACGACACCATTTTGGGCAGATGATCTCGCGGGGCTGCGCGGGTTGGAAGGCCTTCTTGGAATCGTGCTGGCGAAGACAGAGAGCGTGGAGGCGGTCTCAGAGACCGCAGCGACGCTCGGCGGTACTACCCCGGTCATCCCGCTGATCGAGTCGGCCATCGGCATCGAGGAAGCGGCGTCGATCGCGAAGGCCGTCGGGGCGTTTCGGCTGGCATTCGGCAGCGGCGATTTTCGGCGCGACACCGGGATGAGCGCGGAACCGGAGGCGATGGCATATCCCCGTGCTCGCCTCGTCGTGGCCAGCCGCGTCGGCCGGTTGCCCGGGCCGATCGATGGCCCGACCGTCGGTTCGAGCCTTCCACATCTGCGTGAGCATTCGGCCATCACCGTTGCCATGGGCATGACGGGCAAACTCGCGCTGTCGCCCGAGCAGACGCACGCCATCAACGAGGTGATCAGCCCAACGCCGACTGATGTCGCATGGGCGCTGGAATTCCTCGATGACTTCCAGAGTCGCGGCAGTGTTGTCCGAGATGGAAGTGATCTGCCGCGCTTGGCGCGGGCGCAGAAGATCGAGAAGCTGGCTCGTGCGTTCGGGGTTCCACTGGTCCGGTAG
- a CDS encoding IclR family transcriptional regulator encodes MEAISSKVPAADATLRILSHLAGQRGPVPASAIATALDLPRSTVYQLLAVMQERGFVVHLPEDRRYGLGVRSLELGGGYARQEPLAHLGRMLIAALVDRVGESAHLAVLHGRDVVYVVEERAAHRPALVTGVGVRLPSHLTASGRALLAALPAAQLRALYPNADAFADRTGRSPRTYSELRRILQRTRQDGFASEDGEITEGIASVGVAVLDHVGWPAAGIAVTFPHENIPRQRWPELAIELDRTAAELGRRIRGRVR; translated from the coding sequence GTGGAGGCGATCTCGTCGAAGGTGCCTGCGGCGGATGCGACGCTGCGCATCCTCTCGCACCTCGCCGGCCAGCGTGGCCCCGTGCCCGCGTCGGCGATTGCGACCGCACTCGATCTGCCGCGCTCGACCGTCTATCAGTTGCTTGCCGTGATGCAGGAGCGCGGCTTCGTTGTGCACCTGCCCGAGGACCGTCGTTATGGCCTCGGCGTGCGCTCGCTCGAACTCGGCGGCGGTTACGCGCGGCAGGAACCGCTCGCCCACCTGGGCAGGATGCTGATCGCCGCCCTCGTGGACCGCGTCGGCGAAAGCGCGCACCTGGCCGTGCTCCACGGCAGAGACGTTGTCTACGTCGTCGAGGAACGTGCCGCGCATCGACCTGCACTGGTGACCGGTGTCGGAGTTCGGCTACCCAGTCATCTGACCGCGAGCGGGCGGGCGCTTCTGGCCGCGCTGCCCGCCGCACAGCTGCGTGCGCTGTACCCCAATGCGGATGCGTTCGCCGACCGCACAGGACGCTCACCGAGGACCTACAGCGAGTTGCGCCGCATTCTGCAGAGGACGAGACAGGACGGTTTCGCGAGCGAGGACGGCGAGATCACCGAGGGGATCGCATCCGTCGGGGTCGCCGTGCTCGATCACGTGGGCTGGCCGGCAGCCGGTATTGCCGTTACGTTCCCGCACGAGAACATTCCGCGGCAGCGCTGGCCGGAGCTGGCTATCGAACTCGACCGCACGGCCGCGGAACTCGGTCGGCGCATCCGCGGTCGGGTCAGGTGA
- the hutH gene encoding histidine ammonia-lyase: MMSTSSHSIIPGTDAANRGGIGGDTVPVGTGPVSFDDVVAVARHGARIELLAEALDGVGASRARIEALANDVRPHYGISTGFGALASTFITADRRAQLQTSLIRSHAAGSGPEVEREVVRALMLLRLSTLMTGRTGVRVQTVQTYAGMLNAGITPVVREYGSLGCSGDLAPLAHCALALTGEGEVRVVNEFGESELTDAASALAAAGIEPIQLAEKEGLALINGTDGMLGMLVLALHDLRRLLRTADIAAAMSVEGLLGTDAVFAADLQALRPQLGQAESATNLRRLLAGSPIVASHAGPEDPTVQDAYSMRCAPQVHGAARDTADHAARVAERELASAIDNPVVTLDGRVQSNGNFHGAPIGYVLDFLAIAAADVASMSERRIDRFLDVSRNKGLPPFLAHEVGVDSGLMIAQYTAAGIVSELKRLAAPASVDSIPSSAMQEDHVSMGWAAARKLRRSIDGLGRVLAIEIMTAARALDLRAPLTPGAATGAVHDLVRTEVQGPGHDRFLSPEIEAVAAMVASGRVVDAAASVIGDLG, encoded by the coding sequence ATGATGAGCACCTCTTCGCACTCCATCATCCCCGGCACTGACGCCGCTAACCGCGGCGGCATTGGCGGGGATACCGTCCCGGTCGGCACCGGGCCCGTTTCGTTCGACGATGTCGTCGCCGTTGCCCGGCACGGAGCGCGCATCGAATTGCTTGCTGAGGCGCTCGACGGCGTCGGCGCCTCGCGCGCACGGATCGAAGCGCTCGCGAACGACGTGCGCCCGCACTACGGCATCTCGACCGGTTTCGGCGCCCTGGCGTCGACGTTCATCACCGCTGACCGGCGAGCGCAGCTGCAGACAAGCTTGATCCGCTCGCACGCCGCCGGTTCCGGCCCCGAGGTCGAGCGCGAAGTCGTGCGCGCCCTCATGCTGTTGCGGCTATCCACGCTCATGACCGGTCGCACCGGCGTTCGCGTGCAAACGGTGCAGACATACGCCGGGATGCTCAACGCCGGCATCACCCCTGTCGTTCGCGAGTACGGTTCGCTCGGCTGCTCCGGCGACCTGGCGCCGCTCGCGCACTGCGCGCTGGCGTTGACAGGAGAGGGCGAGGTGCGGGTCGTGAACGAGTTCGGCGAATCCGAGCTGACGGACGCAGCATCCGCTCTCGCCGCCGCCGGCATCGAGCCGATCCAGCTGGCCGAGAAGGAGGGCCTCGCCCTGATCAACGGCACGGACGGCATGCTCGGCATGCTTGTTCTCGCGCTGCACGACCTGCGCCGTCTGCTGAGAACCGCCGATATCGCCGCTGCGATGAGTGTTGAGGGCTTGCTCGGCACCGACGCCGTTTTTGCCGCCGATCTGCAGGCGCTGCGGCCGCAGCTCGGCCAGGCCGAATCGGCGACGAATCTGCGGCGGCTGCTCGCGGGCTCGCCGATCGTGGCCAGTCATGCCGGCCCCGAAGACCCAACCGTTCAGGACGCCTACTCCATGCGTTGCGCGCCGCAAGTGCACGGTGCCGCGCGCGACACCGCAGACCACGCCGCCCGGGTCGCTGAGCGCGAACTGGCCAGCGCCATCGACAACCCGGTGGTCACGCTCGACGGACGCGTACAGTCGAACGGCAACTTCCACGGCGCACCGATCGGGTACGTGCTCGACTTCCTCGCTATCGCGGCAGCGGATGTCGCCAGCATGTCGGAGCGCCGCATCGACCGGTTCCTCGACGTCTCCCGCAACAAAGGGCTGCCGCCGTTCCTCGCGCACGAGGTCGGTGTCGACTCCGGGCTCATGATCGCCCAGTACACGGCCGCGGGGATCGTCAGCGAGCTGAAGCGGCTGGCTGCGCCGGCATCCGTTGATTCGATCCCGTCCTCCGCCATGCAGGAAGATCACGTTTCGATGGGCTGGGCTGCTGCCCGCAAGCTGCGTCGTTCGATCGATGGCCTCGGCCGGGTGCTGGCCATCGAGATCATGACAGCGGCGCGAGCGCTCGACCTTCGTGCTCCGCTCACGCCGGGCGCGGCAACCGGTGCGGTGCACGACCTCGTACGCACCGAGGTGCAAGGGCCGGGCCACGACCGCTTCCTCTCGCCCGAGATCGAAGCGGTTGCCGCGATGGTGGCGAGCGGGCGAGTGGTCGACGCGGCGGCATCCGTGATCGGGGACCTGGGGTGA
- a CDS encoding allantoate amidohydrolase: protein MTGTIGLLAEILDVGRDARRGGYSRHVFDPAERELRDWFVERATSLGLAIETDRNGNIWAWWGQPGANAVVTGSHLDSVPGGGAFDGPLGVASALDAVAQLQLEGFTPTRPFAVMVFAEEEGSRFGVACLGSRLLTGAIDPTRAGALTDASDTTFADAARDFGLAPEHFGVDREALSRIGVFVELHVEQGRGLIELDRPVGVASSILAHGRWMLRFAGQGNHAGTTAMSDRHDPMLAAAGAVIAARAIATAHAGSRATVGRLEPLPGGTNVIASQVGVWLDVRADRDADARAVVGEIAAAAADAADAEGCAVEVAEESYSSEVHFDQQLRDRIAHVLGDARGDAPLLPTGAGHDAGVLAAHVPTAMLFVRNPSGISHAPQEFARDEDAVAGADALVTVLKELL, encoded by the coding sequence ATGACGGGCACCATCGGTCTGCTCGCCGAAATCTTGGATGTCGGCCGCGACGCGCGCCGCGGCGGATACTCTCGCCACGTCTTCGACCCGGCCGAACGCGAGCTGCGCGACTGGTTCGTCGAACGGGCGACTTCGCTAGGGCTTGCGATTGAGACCGACCGCAACGGCAACATCTGGGCCTGGTGGGGGCAGCCCGGCGCGAACGCGGTCGTCACCGGCAGCCACCTCGACTCCGTGCCGGGCGGAGGCGCGTTCGACGGGCCACTCGGGGTCGCCAGCGCCCTCGACGCTGTCGCGCAACTGCAGCTCGAGGGCTTCACGCCCACCAGACCGTTCGCCGTCATGGTCTTCGCCGAAGAAGAAGGCTCCCGCTTCGGTGTCGCCTGCCTGGGCTCGAGACTGCTGACCGGCGCGATCGATCCGACCCGCGCGGGCGCGCTGACGGATGCCTCCGACACAACCTTCGCGGATGCCGCACGCGACTTCGGTCTCGCCCCCGAACACTTCGGCGTCGACCGGGAAGCACTGAGTCGTATCGGTGTCTTCGTCGAACTCCATGTCGAGCAAGGCCGCGGCCTAATCGAGCTGGACCGACCCGTCGGAGTCGCGTCGAGCATTCTGGCGCATGGTCGTTGGATGCTGCGCTTCGCCGGCCAGGGCAATCATGCGGGCACAACTGCGATGAGCGACAGGCACGATCCGATGCTTGCTGCCGCAGGAGCGGTGATCGCGGCCCGCGCGATCGCGACGGCGCACGCCGGGTCGCGTGCGACCGTGGGACGCCTTGAACCGTTGCCAGGCGGCACGAATGTGATCGCCTCGCAGGTCGGCGTCTGGCTCGACGTGCGCGCGGATCGGGATGCCGACGCCCGCGCCGTGGTTGGGGAGATCGCTGCCGCCGCTGCGGACGCGGCTGACGCGGAAGGCTGCGCCGTCGAGGTTGCGGAGGAGTCCTACAGCTCGGAGGTGCACTTCGACCAACAGTTGCGCGACCGGATCGCGCACGTGCTCGGGGACGCACGCGGCGACGCTCCGCTGCTGCCGACCGGTGCTGGGCACGATGCAGGCGTGCTTGCGGCACACGTGCCGACCGCGATGCTGTTCGTGCGCAATCCGAGCGGCATCTCGCATGCGCCGCAGGAGTTCGCTCGCGACGAGGACGCAGTCGCGGGCGCCGACGCGCTGGTCACGGTCTTGAAAGAGTTGCTGTGA
- a CDS encoding formimidoylglutamate deiminase, translating into MIIRAAQAWLGDHFVNDVLIETDASGRISRIDTGLDTAADGLLDQQSSDGIAGRVASASERIETTGEASTVTRNENSRLKAELGLSLGLVVPGFGNAHSHAFHRVLRGRTHDNGGDFWQWRTSMYAAADMLNPDSYRDLATRVFSEMVACGYTAVGEFHYVHHQPDGTPYPPAHGMELALADAAEAAGIRLVLLDTCYLTGGIGKPPEPSQRRFSDGSASAWLDRWARLRDALEGRPLVTLGAAIHSVRAVPREAMAEIARELPADVPLHIHLSEQPQENADSLAAYGRTPTALLAEVGLLSARLNAVHATHLTDDDIRMLGEASVGVVMCPTTEADLGDGIGPARRLADAGAHLSIGSDQNAVIDPLLELRGLEYGERLSSGQRGRFSPEQLWQIGGAGGYRALGLDSGAGGTSTGIAVGEYCDLVELDPSSLRTGGAEPAQLPMVATASDVTRVIVGGRVVSPERWSSGPRAFGP; encoded by the coding sequence GTGATCATCCGAGCTGCGCAAGCGTGGCTGGGGGATCACTTCGTCAACGATGTACTCATTGAGACGGATGCCTCCGGCCGCATCAGCCGGATCGATACAGGTCTTGATACGGCCGCGGACGGCCTACTCGACCAACAAAGTTCGGACGGAATCGCCGGTCGAGTAGCGAGCGCCAGCGAGCGTATCGAGACCACTGGCGAAGCCTCTACCGTGACCCGCAACGAGAACTCGCGCCTGAAGGCCGAGCTCGGCCTTTCCCTCGGCCTCGTCGTGCCCGGATTCGGCAACGCGCACTCGCACGCCTTCCATCGTGTGTTGCGGGGCCGCACACACGACAACGGCGGTGACTTCTGGCAGTGGCGCACGTCGATGTATGCCGCTGCCGACATGTTGAACCCCGACAGCTATCGCGACCTCGCCACCAGGGTTTTCTCCGAAATGGTCGCCTGCGGCTACACGGCGGTCGGCGAGTTCCACTATGTGCATCATCAACCGGACGGCACGCCCTATCCCCCGGCGCACGGTATGGAGTTGGCGTTGGCTGATGCGGCCGAGGCGGCGGGCATCCGTTTGGTGCTGCTCGACACCTGCTATCTGACGGGCGGAATCGGCAAACCGCCGGAGCCGAGCCAGCGGCGCTTTTCGGATGGGTCGGCATCCGCTTGGCTGGACCGCTGGGCGCGCCTGCGCGACGCGCTCGAGGGCCGCCCGTTAGTCACGCTGGGCGCCGCGATTCACTCGGTTCGGGCGGTGCCGCGCGAGGCGATGGCCGAGATTGCACGCGAGCTGCCCGCTGACGTGCCGCTGCACATCCATCTGTCGGAGCAACCGCAAGAGAACGCGGACTCCTTGGCCGCCTATGGACGCACGCCGACAGCGCTGCTCGCTGAAGTTGGATTGTTATCGGCGCGGCTGAACGCCGTGCACGCGACCCACCTGACCGACGACGACATTCGTATGCTTGGTGAGGCATCCGTCGGGGTTGTGATGTGTCCGACAACGGAAGCCGATCTTGGCGACGGCATCGGTCCGGCCAGACGGCTCGCGGATGCCGGTGCGCACCTGTCGATCGGCAGCGACCAGAATGCGGTCATCGACCCGCTGCTCGAGTTGCGCGGGCTCGAATATGGCGAGCGGTTGTCATCGGGCCAGCGCGGTCGGTTCAGTCCAGAGCAACTGTGGCAGATCGGAGGCGCCGGCGGCTACCGTGCGCTCGGGTTGGACTCTGGAGCCGGCGGCACGAGTACCGGGATCGCGGTCGGCGAGTATTGCGACCTCGTCGAGCTCGACCCGAGCTCGCTGCGCACGGGTGGCGCGGAGCCGGCGCAGCTGCCGATGGTGGCGACCGCGTCGGACGTGACGCGCGTGATCGTTGGCGGTCGCGTCGTCTCGCCCGAGCGCTGGTCGAGTGGTCCGCGAGCTTTCGGTCCCTGA
- a CDS encoding HutD/Ves family protein: MGTASVYRAADQVRMPWKNGAGTTLEVARLDDAATGRMLWRVSIADVADNGPFSIFDGYRRIISVLEGEGMQLTVGGERSRPLRRHDAFAFDGGAITNCELLGGPIRDFNLIFAADRVAGRMRWVTVRGRERIASTAATLLVYNAADETVHAESDTSAVSLDPGDCLRMGDAELSLLARGSSEAVCAVIELSAHKRPVVE, translated from the coding sequence ATGGGCACGGCGAGCGTCTATCGGGCGGCCGACCAGGTGCGGATGCCGTGGAAGAACGGCGCAGGCACAACGCTCGAGGTCGCGCGACTCGACGATGCTGCGACCGGGCGGATGCTCTGGCGCGTGTCGATCGCTGACGTCGCTGACAATGGCCCGTTCTCGATCTTCGACGGCTACCGGCGGATCATCTCAGTGCTTGAGGGGGAGGGAATGCAGCTCACCGTCGGCGGTGAACGGTCGCGCCCGCTGCGGCGGCACGACGCATTCGCGTTCGACGGGGGCGCAATCACGAACTGCGAGCTGCTCGGCGGCCCGATTCGCGACTTCAACCTCATCTTCGCCGCGGATCGCGTTGCCGGGCGGATGCGTTGGGTGACCGTTCGCGGTCGCGAGCGCATCGCGAGCACGGCCGCGACACTGCTGGTCTACAACGCGGCGGATGAGACGGTGCACGCCGAGTCAGACACGAGCGCGGTCTCGCTCGACCCGGGAGACTGCCTGCGGATGGGCGATGCGGAGTTGAGCCTGCTCGCGCGCGGTTCGTCCGAGGCTGTCTGTGCCGTCATCGAGTTGTCGGCGCACAAGCGCCCGGTGGTCGAGTAA
- a CDS encoding isocitrate lyase/PEP mutase family protein — MSTPASATSLSEQFLALHRGATPLLLPNPWDVGSARMFAAMGFEALATTSSGFAASVGRLDGQVTRDEALAHAAEIVRATALPVSADLENGFGADLATVADTYTLAAQSGLAGGSIEDSTDNPDSPVLDLAAAADRVRAAAEAAHGIDPHFVLTGRAENYFHGRPDLADTIRRLQAYQEAGADVLYAPGVTLAEDIRSIVTSVDRPVNVLARPTAPTVAELGALGVARISVGGAFAFAAYGVAAEAAREFLEYGTYGFAAQSRAGSAAVTAAFGDA; from the coding sequence ATGTCCACCCCCGCTTCCGCCACCTCGCTATCCGAACAGTTTCTTGCGCTCCATCGCGGCGCGACGCCGCTCCTCTTGCCAAACCCGTGGGACGTCGGCTCCGCCCGCATGTTTGCGGCGATGGGTTTCGAGGCGCTGGCGACGACGAGCAGCGGGTTCGCGGCATCCGTTGGGCGGCTGGACGGCCAGGTGACACGCGACGAGGCGCTGGCGCACGCCGCCGAAATCGTGCGGGCGACAGCCCTGCCGGTCAGTGCCGATCTGGAGAACGGATTCGGTGCCGACCTCGCCACCGTCGCGGACACCTACACGCTTGCGGCACAGAGCGGGCTGGCCGGCGGCTCGATTGAAGACAGTACTGACAACCCTGACTCCCCAGTTCTCGACCTGGCCGCCGCCGCGGACCGGGTGCGCGCCGCCGCGGAGGCAGCACACGGTATTGACCCGCACTTCGTTCTGACGGGCCGCGCAGAGAACTATTTCCACGGGCGGCCGGACCTCGCGGACACGATCCGCCGGTTGCAGGCGTATCAAGAGGCCGGGGCAGACGTCTTGTACGCGCCGGGTGTGACGCTGGCTGAAGACATCCGCTCGATCGTGACCTCGGTGGATCGCCCTGTCAACGTGCTCGCGCGCCCGACCGCGCCGACAGTGGCAGAGTTGGGTGCCCTCGGGGTCGCCCGGATCTCGGTCGGCGGGGCGTTCGCGTTCGCCGCATACGGTGTCGCGGCCGAGGCGGCTCGTGAGTTTCTGGAGTACGGCACGTATGGCTTCGCGGCGCAGTCTCGGGCCGGTAGTGCAGCGGTCACCGCGGCGTTCGGTGATGCCTGA
- a CDS encoding LysE/ArgO family amino acid transporter: MESLPALIATAAAGLGLGLSLIIAIGAQNAYVLRQGIRREHIAVIVAICALSDIVLIALGISGIGFLIKQFPVALTVIRYAGAAFLFGYGLLAARRAFKRQVLQADASAARPSLRTAVLTVLALTWLNPHVYLDTVLLLGSVANTHGDAGRWAFGIGAAIGSVLWFSLLGFGARFLGPLFARPIAWRILDAAIAVTMIALGTRLLLGV; the protein is encoded by the coding sequence ATGGAGAGTCTGCCCGCGCTGATCGCGACGGCGGCGGCCGGGCTGGGGCTCGGGTTGTCGCTGATCATCGCCATCGGTGCGCAGAACGCGTACGTGCTGCGGCAGGGCATCCGCCGCGAGCACATCGCGGTGATCGTGGCGATCTGTGCGCTGTCGGACATCGTGCTGATCGCGCTTGGAATCTCCGGGATCGGGTTCCTGATCAAGCAATTCCCGGTGGCGCTGACGGTGATCCGCTACGCCGGGGCCGCGTTCCTGTTCGGCTACGGGCTGCTCGCCGCGCGGCGAGCGTTCAAGCGCCAGGTCTTGCAGGCGGATGCGTCCGCCGCGCGACCATCGCTGCGCACGGCTGTGCTGACCGTTCTCGCCCTGACCTGGCTGAACCCGCACGTGTATCTCGACACCGTGCTGCTGCTCGGGTCGGTCGCGAACACGCACGGTGATGCGGGCCGCTGGGCATTCGGCATCGGTGCGGCGATCGGCAGCGTGCTCTGGTTCTCGCTGCTCGGTTTCGGCGCCCGCTTTCTCGGCCCGCTCTTCGCGCGCCCGATTGCGTGGCGGATTCTGGATGCGGCGATCGCCGTCACGATGATCGCTCTCGGCACCCGGTTGCTCCTGGGCGTGTAG
- a CDS encoding LysR family transcriptional regulator ArgP, which produces MELQLEQLRAFVAVVDSGTFEAAARQLRVTPSAISQRIKALEGSVGRVLLQRVKPVRVTSSGEAVLRLARQVTLLEDEAAQALGVEVRGGGGAERGAAQGSAAAGDVSAGDASTAGPGDPDAVRPFTSIPLVINSDSLATWALPALARVAAAHRVVFDVFREDQDHSTARLRDGSVMAAITSVSDPVQGCIVRPLGQMRYRPMANPEFADRWFANGVTASALRAAPVVIYDRSDDLQDRYLRQHEARGDHSGHGGELPAQPRHFIPASSEFFTAVRLGLGWGMLPAAQIGELEATGELVAIGEDDIRVPLYWQQWRLHSRLLGAVADEIAVVAAHSLR; this is translated from the coding sequence ATGGAACTTCAACTTGAGCAGCTGCGTGCGTTCGTCGCCGTCGTCGACAGCGGCACCTTCGAGGCGGCAGCGCGGCAGCTTCGCGTGACCCCGTCGGCCATTAGTCAGCGCATCAAGGCACTGGAGGGCTCAGTCGGCCGGGTGCTGCTACAGCGCGTCAAACCCGTGCGCGTGACCTCGTCAGGCGAGGCGGTGCTGCGCCTGGCACGCCAGGTGACACTGCTCGAAGACGAGGCGGCACAAGCGCTCGGCGTCGAGGTGCGCGGTGGCGGTGGCGCGGAGCGTGGCGCCGCGCAAGGCAGCGCCGCAGCCGGTGACGTCTCGGCAGGCGATGCCTCGACTGCCGGACCGGGCGATCCGGATGCTGTCCGCCCCTTCACGTCGATCCCTCTGGTCATCAACTCCGACTCGCTAGCCACCTGGGCGCTGCCTGCGCTGGCACGGGTCGCAGCCGCCCATCGCGTCGTCTTCGACGTGTTTCGCGAAGACCAGGACCACTCGACCGCGCGCCTGCGCGACGGCAGCGTGATGGCGGCGATCACCTCGGTGTCCGATCCGGTCCAAGGCTGCATCGTTCGCCCGCTCGGCCAGATGCGGTACCGCCCGATGGCCAACCCCGAGTTCGCGGACCGCTGGTTCGCGAACGGAGTGACAGCATCCGCTCTGCGTGCGGCGCCGGTCGTCATCTACGACCGCAGCGACGATCTGCAGGATCGCTACCTGCGGCAGCACGAGGCGCGCGGCGACCATAGCGGGCACGGCGGCGAGCTGCCTGCGCAGCCGCGCCATTTCATCCCCGCATCGAGCGAGTTCTTCACTGCAGTGCGGCTCGGTCTCGGCTGGGGCATGCTCCCTGCTGCGCAGATCGGAGAGCTGGAAGCGACCGGTGAGTTGGTCGCGATCGGTGAGGATGACATCCGCGTGCCGCTGTACTGGCAGCAATGGCGGCTGCACTCTCGGCTTCTCGGCGCGGTCGCTGACGAGATCGCGGTTGTAGCGGCCCACAGCCTGCGCTAG
- the hutU gene encoding urocanate hydratase, producing the protein MATSRTVRAPRGTTLTAKSWQTEAPMRMLMNNLDPEVAERPDDLVVYGGTGRAARSWDAYEAIIRTLTTLESDETLLVQSGKPVGVFRTHEWAPRVLIANSNLVPDWATWPEFRRLEDLGLTMYGQMTAGSWIYIGTQGILQGTYETFAAIAEKRFGGTLAGTLTLTGGCGGMGGAQPLSVTMNEGVVLIVDVDRDRLQRRVDHGYLDELTDDLDDAIARVTAAKGERRALSVGLVGNAATVFPELLKRGTPIDIVTDQTSAHDPLSYLPIGISVEEWHRAAAADPEGFTAKARASMAAQVGAMVAFQDAGAEVFDYGNSIRAEAKLGGFERAFEFPGFVPAYIRPLFEEGKGPFRWAALSGDPADIAATDRAILELFPEDEHLRRWITKAQDKVHFEGLPARICWLGYKERHLAGLKFNELVASGEITAPIVIGRDHLDSGSVASPYRETEGMKDGSDAIADWPLLNALLNTASGATWVSIHHGGGVGIGRSIHAGQVTVADGTPLAAEKLARVLVNDPGTGVMRHVDAGYEHAAEVARERGLRVPMLETPVVE; encoded by the coding sequence ATGGCTACTTCACGCACCGTACGCGCACCCCGAGGCACCACTCTGACCGCCAAGAGCTGGCAGACCGAGGCGCCCATGCGCATGCTCATGAACAACCTCGACCCAGAGGTCGCCGAGCGCCCAGACGACCTCGTCGTCTACGGCGGCACCGGTCGCGCCGCCCGCAGCTGGGATGCCTACGAGGCGATCATCCGCACGCTGACAACGCTCGAGTCCGATGAGACGCTGCTCGTGCAGTCCGGCAAACCGGTCGGCGTCTTCCGCACCCACGAATGGGCACCACGCGTGCTCATCGCCAACTCGAACCTCGTGCCGGACTGGGCCACTTGGCCGGAATTCCGCCGGCTCGAAGACCTCGGTCTAACCATGTACGGACAGATGACCGCGGGCAGCTGGATCTACATCGGCACCCAGGGCATCCTGCAGGGCACGTACGAAACGTTCGCCGCCATCGCCGAGAAGCGATTCGGTGGCACCCTCGCGGGCACCCTCACGCTGACCGGCGGATGCGGCGGCATGGGCGGCGCTCAACCCCTCTCGGTCACGATGAACGAGGGCGTGGTCCTGATCGTGGACGTCGATCGCGACCGCCTCCAGCGTCGGGTCGACCACGGTTACCTCGACGAGCTCACAGACGACCTCGACGACGCCATCGCACGGGTCACCGCCGCGAAGGGGGAGCGGCGCGCCTTGTCGGTCGGCCTGGTCGGCAACGCTGCGACGGTATTCCCCGAGCTGCTGAAACGCGGCACGCCGATCGACATCGTCACCGACCAGACCAGCGCGCACGATCCGCTCAGCTATCTCCCGATCGGCATCTCCGTCGAGGAGTGGCACCGGGCTGCCGCAGCGGATCCCGAAGGGTTCACCGCGAAAGCGCGCGCATCGATGGCCGCCCAAGTCGGCGCAATGGTCGCATTCCAAGATGCCGGCGCCGAGGTCTTCGACTACGGCAACTCCATCCGTGCAGAGGCGAAGCTCGGCGGGTTCGAGCGCGCGTTCGAATTCCCCGGGTTCGTGCCCGCATACATCCGCCCGCTGTTCGAAGAGGGCAAGGGCCCGTTCCGGTGGGCTGCTCTCTCCGGAGACCCGGCCGACATCGCGGCGACCGACCGCGCCATCCTGGAGCTGTTCCCCGAGGACGAGCACCTGCGCCGCTGGATCACCAAGGCGCAGGACAAGGTGCACTTCGAGGGCCTGCCTGCGCGTATCTGCTGGCTTGGCTACAAGGAGCGCCACCTTGCCGGGCTGAAGTTCAACGAGCTGGTCGCATCGGGTGAAATCACCGCCCCGATCGTGATCGGCCGCGACCACCTCGACTCGGGCTCGGTAGCCTCGCCGTACCGGGAAACCGAAGGCATGAAGGACGGATCGGATGCTATCGCCGACTGGCCGCTGCTGAACGCACTGCTGAACACGGCGTCGGGCGCCACCTGGGTCTCCATCCATCACGGCGGTGGTGTGGGCATCGGTCGGTCCATCCACGCCGGTCAGGTCACCGTCGCAGACGGCACTCCGCTGGCCGCCGAGAAGCTCGCCCGTGTGCTCGTCAACGACCCGGGCACCGGCGTGATGCGGCATGTCGACGCCGGCTACGAACACGCCGCCGAGGTCGCCCGCGAGCGCGGACTGCGCGTGCCGATGCTCGAAACCCCGGTGGTCGAGTAG